caAAAATAAAGTCAGTGAAAAAATACACCAAAGATTTCTGTGGTACAGTGTTTCAATCAATCACATTTTACTTGAATGAAATTTATGTCATAGCAGTTTATATTCCCCCAAAATTGAGCATTGCACATGCTAAATTTTGTTTGGAAGAGATTATTGATCAACAAAGTGATATCCTAATCATCGGtgattttaatcaagatattattaatcaaaatgaaaatggtttgaaaaattgtttaatatctaAAGGTTTAAGTTGCAAATTGAGTGTTGGCGAATCAactacaaaatcaaaaactcaaattgattggctttttagtaattttaataatttgagttacaatatttaaaatactgtgTATAGTCACCATAAATCGCTAGTGGTTAGTATTTATGATAAAGGTTTTATTCCCAAGCAGGTAAAAAAcgttgataaaaataaacaatctacAAAAGGCTCTActgaactaaaatttaataccaagcaaatgcaaattttaccaacacaaaatacaTTGGCTATCTCTACTTACCAAAGTGTAGAAGATAATAATGACAATATGGTAGTAGATATTAGTTCAGATGTCGAAAACAACCCCAACTTATTTACTAAACCGCCTGCTTTATTAAATACCGATATGGTATCATGTTATGCAAATAGCATCGTAcagtcatttttatgtttacctGAATTTCGCTTTTCCATTTCAAAGCGAAATACAGCGCTAAACAGTATTCTAAATGATATTATGCTGACCAAAATTAATTCCACATTAAAAGTTCGACAACTGGTGTCTGGTCGAAATGGTGAAAATTTTGCTGTAAATCAACAAATGGACGCTCAATCATTTTGTCAATCTTTAATCAGAAGATTAGATGCAGATGATTTTAGCATTTTCATAAAAGCTAATGGTcatgaacttttaaattgtcaaaactgtaatattaatatgaatgaaaatgaacaattAATATACactcattttctttattttcctgaaaactgtgggaatttaattgattttaattcaatGTTAATGCTAAAAGACTCTGATAGATTATGCCCATACTGTAACAATAATCTAAAAACACACTCAGTGGTTATTTGCCATAAATATTTGGTAGTATGTCTTCAGAGAATTGGCCCTCAAGGGAATAagataaataccaaattttacaattttgcttCTGAAAGTGTTATTTTGGATGATCAAATATTCCGAGTAAAAAGTGTTGTTAAGCATCATGGAAACACCATTGGATCTGGTCATTATACATCTATAGTTAATAATAACGATCAATGGTGGAAATGTGATGATAATCGCATAACTAGAATGTCTGGGTTTGATAACCCTTTAGAAGATGTATACTTATTGCtcttagaaaaatgttaaattttcttaaaatactaGGACAAACCTAtttaacataaacaaaattacaaatgaGCAAAGCAATATTCAAATAGTATGAGCAGTGAGTTTTGCATTGCAAGCAAATAAAACATCAGTTTACTCACACTCTAGCTCAACATGCATCCAGGGGTTATCCGGCCCGACTGTAACCAAAACTCTTGACGCACTTCGATTCAGATATTAGGTTATGATCTCCTCCCTCCCCCTCAAAAGATTTCACTACGTGATATCTTTATATATGAGAGTCATCTTATGCGATAAGTGATTAAACCTAGCTTAATGGCCAATTTGTTATAATGCATGTAATTACTTATTGCAATGGGTGACGGATTTTTCATTCGGCGAGGCAACTCTTGCTATTAATAAGCCTTGAGGTATCAAAAGTCGGAGTATAATGAATAGTGAGTGGTAAATAGAAGATAAGTGTAGAAGTGCCTTGTGCTATTGGCATGTCTTACTATTAAACATTCGCTTTCACAATGAAAATCccttttctagttttatatatatttttaaatatatatttaaatataaaagtctCTCTGGGAGAGTAAACTATACAATTTCATATTTATCcgtaaaacataatataattttgctaTGTGGCTACTAAGcacaattaattctttaatttatatttcatggtttcatgttaatttattaagaattttttgttGTGAAGTTGATGTAATTAATTCGCGATttacaaaaaactgattttcgcTCTGACAAGTGCCTCTCAAGTCCTGGATGAttcttaaacaaataaaattctttttttagcaACATTATCTTCTGATTGTGACAAATGTTTTGTcatagtaatttaatattttttttatcatatattctttattatattgtatttaggAAATTAAGTTTGAAGACGATATTACTACTTTGATACAACTCTGGTACCGCTCTTTCCAAAAATAGACTGCCAACCTGTGGAGAATATAGGTACAACGTTGcttccatataattttttaaaattaattgtctaattattacagaaaaaagaaCCTACGAGAGAAGTATATGCCCTATACCCGCCTCCTCGACACCCTACCCTTATCCGACGGCTACATACTATAATAGCAGAGGCCGCCGCAGAAGAATTTACCAATACTAGTGTTTCTGAagagagaaataaaatggagtaaaaaatttcataattctaGATAATTTTATAGTTACGTTTGTCATTGTTGTCGTGATAATCATTTTTCCCTTTCGCTGTCAACTTATGAAGCCTGAGGtttgactaaaaattaaataatagattaCAAATAACCAATTTCGAATACAGTAGATATTAATTCTTAATGCTTTTTGTTTGTGATtccaatatcaatatttttatattttgttaatatataattataatatatacgtGTTATTACTATAGAGTTTTATTGCATTTCAGAAACACCAACGAACAtcacatatataaatataaaaatgatcttCCATGGAAGCTCTAGATTTATGATGTTTAAATAtcacatacattttatttttattttttgttcactCAGATATATTACAGAACAACTAACGGAAAAACTTCTTTGAgactcttttttaaaaaataaaaactattcaatCAATTATCAACACATCTCTTACCAGTAGTAAGTATGAGTTAAAATTATCTATAGAAACGCTCCACTTGCTTactacaaaaagaaataaattttaatggattttttatttatttgctaatGAGAAATTGAAAGTTATTGTGAACATTTGTGTATTTtcaacttagaacattgaagggttttcaatgttctaagattttcAAGCGAATTTTTATAgcgtttaatttaatttaatgagcAATATACAAGTATaaccacagatttaactagcgtagctagttaaatctgtggtatAACACAGATATAGCGCAGTCTGTAGCCAGCCTTTAGgatattattaaagttaaaaaacccTTTCACACTTTTCTCAAAAGACTTTCACTTTTAGAATAATACAGGCAATCCAgtacaaataataaactatttatttgttttttttattaaaaaataataaaacgcaACAACTTAtcaagtccagtgcaacgatatattagaatggtcacccgtcaaaacaccatgattccacctgccaaacaatgtaaatagaaggtggatgacattgtttggcaggtggaatgctggtgtgtTGACCTGTGACCATTCTAATGTATCgttgaactggactttactatCTACATAACTATAACTTATATACTATcaataacttattaaataacttaactataacttaataaataacataaaaaatttaattaatctaaaattaaaacctaTTCTACCCTCCCCCTTCCCCTGCCACGACCTCGGCCACTCCTAGAGCCCCCTCGCCACTGGTACCCGCTTGTAGTGGCTCCCGTGTGCTTCAGCACGGCGGAGGCCACCGAGGCCATGGCGTCGGTTACTACCGACAGTaatacttctaaaaaaaaaaatataaaacaaactttaatctatataaatttaaaaataaaattaatataaaaaagttatatattactttgtttatttagaaCCGATTGTTCCCTCCGCTCAAGCCTTTTTCTTTTCCAATTCCCTTTTCCCCTTTGCCTCCAcctattattgtaattttcctctggaacaaaataaaagattttaatgttttctgttACAATTGAAAGGAAAATTAAGTGTCAGTATTTCAGAGGTTTTTATACTTACGATTATTGGGTTGGGTCGGGTTGGGGTGGATTTGGTTCGGGTTGGGCTggcttgggttgggttggttcgggttgggttgggtttttGTTCCCTCTCCTGAGGTTCTGACtagatattcaataaaatataacaattctCTTATTCAAAATATAGTCTAAATTAATTCTTACCGGACCACACTCCATGAGTGCCTccaaattttgggcaatttcgTCTACGTTCATGACGACACAACGAACTCACAAACAAAACCCAAATAATGGTTGTTAGGGACGCTGTTTGTATCGTTCACCTAAAGTTACCGTTTGTATTGTATTGTTTCTAAGAGAGCATTAAATGAAATAACCTCGATTCCATACTACAGGGGCGATTAAAACTTTGTTTTGGTTAAAATATAAGAATCgagttcaattaatttatttgtgcaGCTTCTTTCCttatattgatttatttcatttacagATATACATAAAACATTTGAATTTTCTTATCAAGCTTCTGTGGTCTAGTGTTAGTGGTAGTGGTTAAGACAATGCGGGTACCTTAACTTTTAATCATTCAAAGGGACCTCTCTAGGATCGAATCTCATAAAcatttaagacttttttttttaattaaatgaaacagAAATctgcattattaatattaattattgttaggTATCAATTTTTACTAAACACACATAGAGGTCGCCACTTCCTGGAATCATACCACCTAATCATTGTACAACCTAGACAATGCGGGCAccttaacttttaataattcataGAGACCTCTCTAGGATCGAATCTTATAAACAatcaagactttttttttaatttaattaaataaaacagaaatctgcattattaattattgttcgGTACCGATTTTTACTAAACACACATAGAGGTCGCCACTTCCTGGATCATACCACCTAATCATTGTACATCCTACACTCAGCCAATCAGCATTCTACATTTTTACATAGtaccagagacaaccaaagagacacgcaactgtgcgctaataaaatatccgattattttccatctttatctctcttcgtgaaaggtgaacgtagatggcgcagatagcgtttgccgccataattcaaacctcggctattaagcatttaatgatttattttaattaaaatcagccgttatgtctcagaagtcagaacatcataattatgttctgagacagaacggctgattttaattaaaacaaataaaaagttattgataagtttttaattgctcagaacgatggcagactttaattaaaacaatgcaatttaacaacatttaaattggggaactaaataaactaaatataattctgaaacgttttgtattgtattttcagtatatggtatgtgcatgcattttcttaattattttcacaatttataatttaagacggtaacagtaacatgcatatacataaatgcaattaaaatatagaggattagataagatttttattatcacagtacaataataatattccaaaaaatatatcctttggtgtaacacttaaaataaagaaagtttaatgttttgctaaagatgctaatatcgttagcgaaacaggtGTCCAGAATAAAGGAAATTGAtttggtaaaactgtttttctacTAATTAGTAAAGAATAGATAAGTCTGTTCTATTTCATAATAATgaatatactgttaaatttgtatGTGTATGAAATACATATACACATGTTTCATTATTcatgatgcagtattttttgagtcaataaaaattaattaaaggaataaaaCAGAAAGATTACAGCTAAATTTAGAATAGCAGCAAATAGTCAGCACAGATAGTCCGAACAAATGTTattcttgtaattattttaagttatattataaaaattagattcatttgactatttatgttagttttttaattttttttaaatgtttttttttcaaatctctTAACTTTTCCTTTTGAACCTCCatggaatacctattttaactacagctttaacaattaccttaatgaacatatttctgttcctaacacaagtcaaaacactaaaatctgtatcctacaaaaaactacaactacCAACTACTGCAACCAAGTTCACCTAAATCCggtaggtaataaaatacgtaCAATTTAAGCACTTgtccaaaatctcaactaaTGTATCTTTGTGTATCTTTTGTGTCTCAACAAAcgatgtaaaacaaaacaaaattaatcagcaACAACAACTATTCAGCCATATTGAAATTCACGTGCTCATGTTAAGCAAGGATTGCACTGTTGCcgtatttaattataattttagaaatactagagaatgggacacaagctatcccgtatttttgcattcatttGGACGGAGATGGAAGAATGTTTTCTCTTGACTGCTAATTCTCTTGactgataattaaatacatttagcattGCGGAAGATTACTATTGTGGCGCCACCTTAGCTCACCTTTTATAAAGGAAGAGTGAGACAatgaaatacaataaatacagattaaagagagcaacaacaataggataaaaatttctacCTAGtgcacgtctctttggttgtctctgataGTACCCCCCCTCGCCGCACCCCCCTCCACCCACTACATTCAGCCGATCAGAACGCTCCATTTCGCGCATGCGTCACGTGATCTATTAGACTCCGCCCCTTTTTCAACTTCACCGGAAGTCCATAAGAAATACACGGTGCTACGTCACCATCACCcaccttttttagtttttacacTACTCGCATGTCTCAAGAAACGCGCTGTTATTGGAGCTATTGAACCAATGAAGTTCTCTCAAAATTGCCGGCTTTTAAATACTCATAGGTAAACAGGGTAGAGTACGAATCAACCTAGTTTGGTACACCTACGTCACAGCCTACGTCAGCGCTGCAGCGAGACGTATTTCGCATATCAAGCGGTAAAAGAGAGAGAACGGGTTTTAAGGGGGGTTTATACGATGCCAGTGACTTGAACAAGTTACTAGAATCCAGTACCAAAAGCAAGTGCTTTGGAAGATAGTTCTTGTCTACATGATGCCAGTCATTTGATCAAGTAACTTgcataaaatccattttataaagtttttgtaGTGTAGGTTACAGGCGAgaattaaaaacgttaaatttaaatgatgagtGCGAAGCAGAAGGAATATGTTTTACTTAAAAGAAGCTTAATATTAGGTGTTAAAGTACTGATAGAGGAGTTAATTGACATTGTTCAGAGTGAATTAACAACAAATCCCAAGAAAAGAATTTGGGTTAGAAAATGGCTGGCAAGGAGAAGCACGCATAGTGCATCTAACATGCTTTTAAAGGAACTTGCCATCGAAGACGTTCAAGAATACAGAAACTGTATGAGAATGTCTCTTGCGATCTTTGACgttcttctgaaaaaaatatcgcCAGCTATACAGCGATTTGATCTGACACCACAATGAGAATGGCTTTACCTGCCAGAACAAAATTGGAAATTACTCTGTCATATTTAGCTACTGGAAATAGTTACCGAAATTTGCAGCAGCAATTCCGTGTTTCCTGGCCTGCAATTTCCAAGTTTATTCCAGAAGTATGCGATGCCATATACGATGCATTGGAGGATTTTATACAGGTAAATAATGTcgtattcctttttttataaaattaaaatcatagttttcaacagtaaaaaaataattattcatatatcatattattaaattaaacgtaaaataacacattattctttaaactgaaatctaaatattaagtatgaatgaaaataaagtatatgATTCTAACCCCAATTATCAGTATCTAGATCAAAAGCAGATCTATATGCTTCGGAAAGAATATTGCTTGTATTGTTATCTGCCGGTGGTAGGGATGTGTTGGGTGATTCTGGAGAAATCAAGGTTTCACCTGATTCCGGGATCGGCAAAGTACTAAATGCACTGGTGCATCTGGAAGAACCTAATGAGGTGCTTGTACCTTCTATATTTGACACTCTGGAACGAGTCAAAATTTGCTGAATTTCAGCTTGAGCCGTGACGGCCGCTAAAAGGGGCAACTTATTTAATTGTGCAGCTACGCTCTTCCCGAAAATATCGAATTCATTTTCAGATGATTCCGTAGATTGTAGATCTCGAATAGACGTCGTTAAAGAATTTAAGTCTTTGATGCAACCAGCAACTTCTTTAATCTTGGACTTCGCTGCCTTATGGCGTTTTGGAGTAGGTTCATTAATAGCTCCACTAACATTCGCTTTTATTACCTCTGCTGCTAATGGTACTTCTTCGTGTGTTGCCTCTTCAACTTCATCTTCTACTTGTAATGTATTCGATCCATTATATGTTTCTGAAGCCTAGAAAATATCTCATATTCACACATTTGgcataataagaaattatttagtattttttattttaggtaccaAAAAGTAACAAAGAATGGAAAGCTATCGAAAGTGATTTCAACCATAGATAGAATTTTCCAGGATGTTATGGTGCCATTGATGGAAAACACATACTTATTCGAGCTGCTGAGAATTGTGGCAGTAACTTTTTCAAGTATAAGAGACAAAACAGTATTATTTTGATGGCAATTGTAGAcggaaattacaattttatatacattgaTGTTGGCTACAATGGAAGAGCCTCAGATGGAGGAGTTTTTGCGCAGTGTTCTATTTTTGCTGCTTTAGAAAACAATATATTACCGGATGGTGGATTTCTTGTTGGAGACGACGCTTTTCCGTTAAAGCATTATTTACTTAAGCCATATTCAAAGAATGCACTTACTGTTGATGAAAAAATCTTCAATTATAGATTGTCTCGTGCAAGAAGAATTGTGGAAAATGGTTTTGGTATTTTAGTGTCTAGATTTCGAGTTTTTGAGAAACCCATAGCTTGTGGACTATCATCAGTGGATAAAATAGTCAGAACATGTTGTGCTCTACATAACTGGCTTAGATGCACTACTGTAAATGAATATTTGCCAAAGGGATCCGTTGACGAAGAAGATACCGATCAAGGTAGAATTATTCTTGGAAGTTGGAGGTCAGAAGTAGTTGGTTTGCCATCAGTTTCACGTATAGGAAGTAATCATTCTTCACAATTTGCAAGAAATTTAAGGGATAAATATAAACACTATTTTATGACTACAGGGGCCGTTTCATGGCAGGaacgaatgattttttaattttagtttaatatattttgtattcaaTTACTAATATaggtacatataataaaaaatatatagtagcTTCTTACTTACCAAATTACTGCATGTTACCCTTCTCTTATCCATTGTTTGTAAAAACATATGCATAACTGAAAACCACTTCATTTTTGGTATATATATTTCATCGGCTCCGGCCCCAGAGCTTTgcgatttcttaatttttgctaCCTCTTGTACATACGTCGAccttagagtttttattttgttttttacatctATTGGGCCAAAATTCTCGATTTCCATTGTTTCCACAATTCTTTTTATAGCCGACTCACGGGCTTGTTTATTGCTATAGATTACCAACTGTGTATTCCAAAGGCACTCTTCCTCCCTATATAATTCTACAAACTTTACTGTGGTATCTTCAGTCCATTTTGCgcacattttgaataataataacaccTACACTTTAAAACAATTACTAAAACTACGTactgatttatttactaaaatcgAACGCTGGAATCATCGTGTCTACACAGGTTTAGTTAAGAGGATTGTGGGAGTGGGGGTAACCACTTGCTCCAGTAAATAGAAATGCTTTCTATTCACTGTACTGGAATCGTTACTAAAATCAGTACTGGAATTTAGTATTGGAATATATGTTTACACAAAGCAAGTACTAAAATCCAGTGCTGGATTTTAGTAACTTGTTCAAGTCACTGGCATCGTGTAAACCCCCCTTTATTCGGGGTGTTCCAGTGGGATagttgattttataaatatggattttataaaatggtgagatttaattgttatatttttataatatttaggcagattctaataatttcttaaattttgcaTTTGCATTTGTATTTACAATTTACAAAGTAGGTAGATAAGTACAAAAAAGTTTAGTGAAATACGAGgtgaaatatttacaaaaataaacaagtgtACAAAGTATCCACATAAGTAGGAAAAAGTAtagtgaaatatttattaaaatattacatatttacacCACATCGTCATTCTGTTCAGAGCTGTCCGATTCAAGGATTGAACACCCTAGTTCATCCTCTGTTGCCGTCTCATCGTCATCCCAACCCTCTTCACTCTCCTCAGATGAGCCTGTATTAACAGAGTGAACACTAAATTTTCCACTGCTTCA
The genomic region above belongs to Anthonomus grandis grandis chromosome 18, icAntGran1.3, whole genome shotgun sequence and contains:
- the LOC126747040 gene encoding uncharacterized protein LOC126747040, translated to MEIENFGPIDVKNKIKTLRSTYVQEVAKIKKSQSSGAGADEIYIPKMKWFSVMHMFLQTMDKRRVTCSNLASETYNGSNTLQVEDEVEEATHEEVPLAAEVIKANVSGAINEPTPKRHKAAKSKIKEVAGCIKDLNSLTTSIRDLQSTESSENEFDIFGKSVAAQLNKLPLLAAVTAQAEIQQILTRSRVSNIEGTSTSLGSSRCTSAFSTLPIPESGETLISPESPNTSLPPADNNTSNILSEAYRSAFDLDTDNWEVLLSVVTDAMASVASAVLKHTGATTSGYQWRGGSRSGRGRGRGRGRVE